In the genome of Candoia aspera isolate rCanAsp1 chromosome 1, rCanAsp1.hap2, whole genome shotgun sequence, one region contains:
- the TMEM151B gene encoding transmembrane protein 151B gives MSMISPHHVKQQRPVKQSLSKSLCRESHWKCLVLSFLMYGCMGAMTWCHVTKVTRLTFDSAYKGKSMMYHDSPCSNGYVYIPLAFLVMLYVVYLVECWHCYTRNELQYKVDVESVHERVQRMQQATPCIWWKAISYHYVRRTRQVTRYRNGDAYTTTQVYHERVNTHVAEAEFDYSNCGVKDISKDLIDLENFPATRLRFTKCFSFANVESENSYLTQRARFFTENEGLDDYMEAREGMHLKNVDFKEYMVAFSDPDNLPWYVSHYVFWVAALLTLSWPLRVLNEFRTSYVHYHVEKLFGFDYVAVTPAEERPFCRRMPRVNTVDSTELEWHIRSNQQLVPSYSEAVLMDLVGLSGCPTYSSCHYGSYRQNCEQCHRTISSSSIFSRSALSICNGSPRIPFSSSRFSLGRLYGSRRSCLWQSRSGSLNEQSCPTEQTRLSSQVTVEEEDPPPYQDALYFPILIVHRNEGCLNHDHRHLHRNGSCVETSL, from the coding sequence ATGTCCATGATTTCTCCTCACCATGTGAAGCAGCAGCGGCCAGTGAAGCAATCACTCAGCAAGTCGCTCTGTAGGGAATCACACTGGAAGTGCCTGGTGCTCTCCTTCTTAATGTATGGCTGCATGGGAGCCATGACTTGGTGCCACGTGACGAAGGTGACCCGGTTGACATTTGATAGTGCTTATAAGGGAAAGTCCATGATGTACCATGATAGCCCTTGCTCTAATGGCTATGTCTATATTCCCTTGGCCTTCCTGGTGATGCTTTATGTGGTCTACCTGGTGGAGTGCTGGCACTGTTATACTCGCAATGAGCTCCAGTACAAGGTAGATGTGGAGAGTGTGCACGAACGTGTCCAGAGGATGCAGCAGGCCACACCATGCATCTGGTGGAAAGCCATCAGCTATCATTATGTAAGAAGGACACGTCAGGTCACCCGCTACCGCAACGGAGATGCTTATACTACCACCCAGGTATACCATGAGAGAGTCAACACCCACGTGGCAGAAGCAGAGTTTGATTATTCCAACTGTGGGGTGAAGGACATTTCAAAGGACCTAATTGACTTGGAGAATTTCCCAGCTACTCGGCTTCGCTTCACCAAGTGCTTCAGCTTTGCCAATGTAGAATCTGAGAACTCCTATCTGACCCAGAGGGCCCGTTTCTTCACCGAGAATGAGGGACTAGATGATTATATGGAGGCAAGGGAAGGCATGCATCTTAAGAATGTGGACTTCAAAGAGTACATGGTGGCTTTCTCAGACCCAGACAATTTACCTTGGTATGTCTCTCACTATGTTTTCTGGGTGGCTGCTCTCTTGACTTTGTCCTGGCCCTTGCGAGTCTTGAATGAGTTCCGCACTTCTTACGTCCACTACCATGTAGAAAAACTCTTTGGATTTGATTATGTGGCAGTAACACCAGCTGAAGAGCGTCCTTTCTGCCGACGGATGCCTCGAGTCAACACAGTCGATAGCACAGAGTTAGAGTGGCACATCCGCTCCAACCAGCAATTGGTGCCTAGCTACTCAGAGGCTGTCCTTATGGATTTGGTAGGTCTGTCTGGTTGCCCTACTTACTCTTCCTGCCATTATGGGAGTTACAGGCAAAACTGTGAACAGTGCCACAGGACTATAAGTAGTTCTTCCATCTTCTCCCGTAGTGCTCTCAGTATCTGCAATGGCAGCCCCAGGATCCCCTTTAGCAGCAGCCGCTTCTCTCTGGGCCGCCTCTATGGCTCACGGCGCAGCTGCCTTTGGCAAAGTCGGAGTGGGAGCTTAAATGAGCAGAGCTGTCCAACTGAGCAGACTCGCCTGTCCAGCCAAGTCACTGTGGAGGAGGAAGACCCTCCTCCTTACCAAGATGCCCTCTATTTCCCCATCCTTATTGTACATCGAAATGAGGGCTGCCTCAACCACGATCACCGTCATCTCCATCGGAATGGATCCTGTGTGGAGACCTCCCTCTAA